In Paenibacillus sp., the DNA window GTCGGGCATCGGCCGCGCGGCGGCGATCCGGATGGCCCAGGAAGGGGCGCGGGTGTGCCTCGTCGATTTGAAGGAGCGCAACGCGGACGCGGTGCGCGAGACGATTGAATCGCTCGGCGGGGAGGCGATCGTGACGGATACGGACGTGTCGGACCCGGGGCGCGTCGAGGAGGCCATGCAGGCGGCGGTAGACGAGTTCGGGAGGCTCGACGTCGTCTTCGCCAACGCGGGCATCAACGGGACGATGGCGCCGATCGAGACGATGACGCCGGAGCAGTGGGCGCACACCTTGACCACGAACTTATACGGCACGTTCTACGCGGTGAAATACGCGATTCCGCATTTGAAGGAAGACGGCGGCAGCATTATCATTACGAGCTCGATTAACGGCAACCGGAAGTTTAAAAATTTCGGCG includes these proteins:
- a CDS encoding SDR family NAD(P)-dependent oxidoreductase, whose amino-acid sequence is MAAFVTGAGSGIGRAAAIRMAQEGARVCLVDLKERNADAVRETIESLGGEAIVTDTDVSDPGRVEEAMQAAVDEFGRLDVVFANAGINGTMAPIETMTPEQWAHTLTTNLYGTFYAVKYAIPHLKEDGGSIIITSSINGNRKFKNFGGAAYSVSKAGQVAFAKMAALELAQYRIRVNAICPGAIQTNIGENTQQTDEVQSIEIPIKYPKGSQPLAHRAGRPEQVAELVAFLASAESSHITGTEVYIDGAESLL